One segment of Alnus glutinosa chromosome 2, dhAlnGlut1.1, whole genome shotgun sequence DNA contains the following:
- the LOC133861550 gene encoding GDSL esterase/lipase At1g71691, with the protein MGRFRLCMLLVVFLMVVVVSGVSGQVGSGRSEMVPAMFVFGDSLIDNGNNNNLPSFAKANYFPYGIDFNGGPTGRFSNGYTMVDEIAELLGLPLLPAYSEASGEQLLHGVNYASAAAGILDITGRNFVGRIPFNQQIRNFQSTLDQITDNLGADDVARAIGRCIFFIGMGSNDYLNNYLMPNYPTRNQYNGQQFADFLVQQYTQQLTRLYNLGARKFVIAGIGQMGCIPSMLAQSPTGTCSEPVNLLIQPFNANVKTMINNLSANLPGSRFTYVDIAHMFSDIATNARSYGFTVVNRGCCGIGRNRGQITCLPFQTPCPNREQYVFWDAFHPTEKVNIIMARKAFSGDQSFISPMNIQQLANLAIEIN; encoded by the exons aTGGGTAGGTTTAGGTTATGTatgttgttggttgtgtttttgatggtggtggtggtgagtGGAGTTTCAGGGCAAGTTGGAAGTGGGAGATCAGAGATGGTGCCAGCCATGTTCGTGTTCGGAGACTCTCTGATTGACAATGGGAATAACAACAACCTTCCTTCCTTTGCCAAGGCCAACTATTTCCCTTACGGCATTGATTTCAACGGTGGCCCTACCGGCCGTTTCTCCAATGGCTACACCATGGTTGATGAAATAG CTGAGCTGCTCGGACTTCCTTTGCTTCCTGCATACTCTGAAGCTTCAGGTGAACAATTGCTTCACGGAGTCAACTATGCCTCCGCCGCTGCCGGAATCCTCGATATCACTGGCAGAAACTTT GTGGGTCGCATACCATTTAATCAGCAGATCAGAAACTTCCAGAGCACACTGGATCAGATAACAGACAATCTTGGTGCAGATGATGTGGCCCGGGCGATCGGACGGTGCATATTTTTCATTGGGATGGGCAGCAATGACTACCTAAACAATTACCTTATGCCTAATTACCCAACCCGGAATCAGTACAATGGACAACAATTTGCTGATTTCTTGGTCCAACAATACACCCAGCAACTCACC AGACTTTACAATCTTGGAGCTCGGAAATTTGTTATTGCAGGGATCGGCCAAATGGGCTGCATTCCTAGCATGTTGGCCCAAAGCCCAACCGGAACTTGCTCAGAACCGGTCAACCTTCTTATTCAACCTTTTAATGCAAATGTGAAGACAATGATCAACAATCTCAGTGCCAATCTACCAGGTTCCAGATTCACTTACGTTGACATTGCCCATATGTTTTCAGACATCGCAACCAACGCTAGATCTTACG GATTTACTGTTGTTAATCGAGGGTGCTGTGGGATCGGGCGAAACAGAGGTCAGATCACCTGTCTTCCGTTCCAGACGCCATGTCCAAACCGAGAGCAATACGTGTTCTGGGACGCGTTCCACCCAACAGAGAAAGTGAACATCATCATGGCGAGGAAGGCTTTTAGCGGAGACCAAAGCTTTATTTCTCCGATGAACATACAGCAGCTTGCAAATCTAGCTATTGAGATTAATTAG
- the LOC133861696 gene encoding GDSL esterase/lipase At1g33811 — MKGLWELMLSFSLVFLWFTAKACSQPLQQPQVPCFFIFGDSLVDNGNNNGMLTLARANYRPYGIDFPEATPGRFTNGRTYVDALAQLLGFPNYIPPYARTRGPALLRGVNYASGAAGIRDETGNNLGDHVSMNQQVANFANTILEMRRLFRGDSSALNSYLSKCILYSGMGSNDYLNNYFMPDFYSSSSVYTPKAYAALLLQEYSRQLTQLYTLGARKVIVSGVGQIGCIPYQLARYQGNSSRCSEKINVAISIFNSELQKLVDRFNGGVLPGAKFVYLDSYKSTGDLFLNGTNYGFEVIDKGCCGVGKNNGQITCLPLQQPCEDRRKYLFWDAFHPTEVANIIFAKSSYSSQTQSYAYPINIQQLAML; from the exons ATGAAGGGTTTATGGGAGTTAATGTTGTCATTTAGTTTGGTTTTTCTGTGGTTTACTGCTAAAGCTTGCTCGCAGCCACTGCAGCAGCCCCAAGTGCCTTGTTTCTTCATCTTCGGTGACTCGTTGGTGGATAATGGAAATAACAACGGGATGCTTACGCTTGCTAGAGCTAATTACAGGCCCTATGGAATTGATTTTCCAGAGGCTACCCCTGGCCGGTTTACTAACGGTCGAACTTACGTTGATGCATTAG CTCAACTTCTAGGATTTCCAAATTATATTCCGCCCTATGCAAGGACTCGCGGCCCTGCACTGCTTAGGGGAGTGAACTATGCATCAGGAGCAGCTGGCATCCGAGATGAAACAGGAAATAACCTG GGCGATCACGTGTCGATGAACCAACAGGTAGCAAACTTTGCGAATACAATCCTAGAGATGAGGAGGCTCTTCAGGGGAGATTCCAGTGCACTCAATAGCTATCTAAGCAAGTGCATCTTATATTCTGGGATGGGAAGCAATGATTATCTGAACAACTATTTTATGCCTGATTTCTATTCAAGTAGTTCGGTTTACACTCCTAAAGCTTATGCTGCTCTTCTTCTTCAGGAATACTCGCGCCAGCTAACT CAATTATATACACTAGGAGCACGCAAGGTGATTGTAAGTGGAGTTGGCCAAATTGGTTGCATACCATACCAGCTCGCGCGATATCAAGGAAACAGCAGCCGCTGCAGTGAAAAGATCAACGTGGCAATCTCTATTTTCAACTCAGAGCTCCAGAAACTTGTTGACCGTTTCAATGGAGGCGTGTTGCCCGGAGCAAAGTTTGTGTACCTCGACTCCTATAAGAGCACCGGCGATCTTTTTCTAAACGGAACCAATTACG GATTTGAAGTGATAGACAAGGGATGCTGTGGAGTGGGGAAGAACAACGGGCAAATTACATGTCTTCCTCTTCAACAACCATGCGAGGATCGTAGAAAGTACTTGTTCTGGGATGCCTTTCATCCCACCGAGGTGGCCAACATCATATTTGCCAAGAGTTCATACAGTTCACAAACACAGTCCTATGCATATCCAATTAATATACAACAATTGGCAATGCTCTAG